GTATACCGTGAATTTtcataactcaaaaaaaaaaaaacttctgcTACTTTTCAAACGGGCTCTATGTGTTTATTTGGATACTAatagataaaaaaagatattttaaaatgaatttttttaaatgtatttaacaaatttttaataataaatataaaaatactaaaaacaccaaaaaatatatttttaaaaaaattacaatttatatatttttttaaaaatttaaattttttttcacttaataaatgaaatttttttattttatttaaatataattaataaataatttttttatataaaatatttaaatataaaattatttttatttttataaaagattttttaaaaaaatatcattaaaaaaaactttttcgaGCGCCCAGACCCAGTAGTTTAGTCCATATTTTATTGAAGTGAAACCCACCGTTATACATGTCTTATTTCCACCCAAAACAAAACCTCACCGTCAAAAAATCACGAAGCGCGCGAACTCGAACAGAAAGAAATCCTAGTATTTATGTGAATCAAAATCTGAAGTGGTAAACCCTACCATAACCATGGCGAACAAACTTGCAACTAGACGGGACCTACTGGATCGGTGGAGAGGCATCCAGATGGAAGAAGAGGAGGATGACGGCGATATCCCCGATCCATCCAAGCGCCATCTGCTCCACCTCCGTAAAGAACAATGGTTCTCCCCAGCTTcacttgttattattattatttttttatttttttactttatttggtTTCAGCAGGATAGGGGCATGTAATCACGGACTTCTATACGTTACTCCCTTGTTGTTTTAATAATGGTGAAGTTGCAATGGCGATTTTACGACGTATCTGTAGAGTAATTATAACTTGTTCTCTTGAATGGAAATTATTTGACTAGTTGATGAAAGTAAAGCGAAATTCGAAGTGATACTCTCATTCCCAGAATAAGCAGCGGGAACAAGTAGTCTATGAATTGTCTATGAAACGTAGTCTTTGGTCATATTAATaacttgaattattattattaggaaaagtatagggagccaatggtctaagcatacaatgtgtacaatggaggtttaggaagtattagagatatgatcattagtgttacattgtcatgtcaggttacgcttttgggatgagtgagtTCATGTGAGTTCTAGATTCGAAAGGTCAAgggttcgatccttggtgaactctAAAATTAACTTAAGCTTTTAGGATGAGTGATTTgatgacatgagatgtttattatcctggTATTCGGATGATTATTCTGGATAGTgtgggtgatgttcattttattcatgaaCCAAAGgtttagcccattgtacacattgtacacttaggccattggctccctagcactacccttattattattattattattcatcctTCATTGGTGGAAATGGGCGTTATTTCATCAATATAACCCgttttcattgttgttgttttgcATTATCAATGTAACCCgttttcattgttgttgttttgcATTGATGGAATGGAGTTATGTTCTTGTTGGGGAATTGAGACATTGTTTCTTTGGTAGTTTCATATCTAACACCTTTACTTAATGTCAGGTTTGCAGATGCATATAATTTTCTAATTTGCTTGCCTTGTGAAAGTCATTTTTGGTGTGGCTTTTGGGATATAATGGGTCCCCTATTGGAGACTTTTTACAATTACTTCAAAGACGATCGTCATGATTCTCCTCTTAGGCGTTTATGGAAGAGAATATCTGATGAAATGAAGCGCTGTTTGCAATGCGTTTCTCAGCATCATCAAGCCCAAGACATGTACAATATGGAGTACGAGTCTAGCTCTATTGGTCCTCTTCTTGATGTCTTGCATAAGCTTGATAATGAGAGGGTGACATTACATCTGAGAGATATCAACACAAAGTTAGCAGGGGAAGAATATAATCCTGCATGCGATAATGCTGAAGTAGTTAATTTGTTGTATGAGGTGTGTTTCCTGTTGCTTTCCACTATCCCAAGTTTCAACACACTTGATAAGGCTCCTCTTTATGGCTAAATTTATTTCTGCTTCTTTGAAATATGTAcatttccccccccccccccccaagaaaaaagttattttttccttctccccccccccccctccccaacattatagatattttatttgcttttattcATCTTACAAAATATGGTTTAACTTCTGTTTGTTTGTTGAGACTTGAAACTTGATAATACATGTTCTTAACCTGAATATTTTCATAGTTTTAAAACAAGTTACTAATATCTGTTGATACAGACAAGTGCAGACTGAACATTGTTAGATCAGGACTAgacaatatatattatattatgtacATATTATTTTGAAAAGGGGGAGGGGGATTAGCATAGATATTCCACTTGTATGCATTCTTGCAtttgtatatttttctttctttcctttgtgTATGAATGTTCTGTTTTGGATTTTAGTGTTTAAAGCCTCATTTTGTTCCTCCAATCATTTAATGCAGGTGTTAATGTTCCCAGTCCTCTTAGATTATCAGCCTTTATTCAATGAGTTTGAGTTATTTGTTGAAGCTATTGACTGTAAACACGAATTAGCTTTGTCTGGGCATCAACAATTTCcggtattatatataatttaatcctTGCTGTGTATCGTGCTTCTACATGCCAATGTAGTATTCTAGATTGCTTACGTGGTGAACCATTTGCTTACAGGGAGTATATGCCTTACTATTTTGCAAGAGAAGTGTTCGTTCTGTTGGATATCGCTTAGCAGAATCTATGGGAAAATTGAGGTACTTGTTGATTGGCAATTTGGCATGAAAGAGCTTCGGCTCCACTAATTGTAATCTGTATGAGTTGATGATGCcctaacaaattgaatgcaacttATGTCCCTTTTATTAAACTTGGATAAAGAAGGCATGAAGCCTGAACTTATGTTTGGATGGATGAAAATGAACTTTAACATTGTCTTTTGTCACTGTTTCCGGATCCTGTTTTCTGCTGTTGGACATTTAGAAGTCTGTTTTATTAACGATCAATGCTTTTTGTTTGTGTGTAGGAGAGGAGCGGACTTGGAACCTTTGCAGCCACTTCTCAAGAAATTTATTGGCTGTTTAGAGGCTGATGCATTACCATTGGCTTTGGATACTTCAACACCAAGAGCCCAGCTGGATCGTGTGTCTTTATGGATTGGCATCAAATCATTGTAAGAGTGTATTCAGTAGTATCAGTCATTAGCCTAGTCATCTCTTTGCTATTATTTTGATGGTACTCTTTTATGAACATTTTTGTGAAGGCTTAGCTTCTTGGAGCCTACAACTTTTGAAGAAGGGATATTGGAACAATACCCCTTTTTTGTAGATATTGTACTCAATCATATTAGTGGCGATTCACTTGAATTCTCACATGCTGTTAATTGCTTGAGACTACTATTTGAAATGCTTGGTATGTTTTGTCTGTCTCTTATATTCCTTTTTTCAGATTTATATTTGTTCGCGTAACAATTCTTTGTGCTTGATCCTAGGTTGCAAGCTTTGGTTAAGGTCTACATTACCTCCAAGTGTAATGCGCAATACCCTACTTGGTCAATGTTTCCATACTCACAATGAGAAAATCCATAAAGATATTTTGGGCCTTTTCCAACCTTTCCTACAGGCATGTATGCATAACCGgtgtttgtttgtttcttttgtgtgtttttcttagaaaggaaaaaaaaattctttgGGTGGCTTTGGTGGGGGcgtcggggggggggggggggttgggtTCTTTGTGTGTTTGACATTGTTTACATCTTTCATGCCATGTTCCAGTCTCTTGAAGCTCTTCAAGATGGTGAGCATGAAAAACAGCGTAGACACTTACTATATTTTCTCCTCCATCAAGTGCCAGTGAGCAGTAACTTCAGCATTCTAACGAGAAAACTGGCAAATCAGGTTATCACATTTAGGTTTTTGCACGATGGCTATGCAATGAGTGGCTATAGGCTCTTTGGCTGTAGCCATTGATGCTGCATATTGGTTTCTCTTGTatagttatatatttaataattgtcTTTTCAGATAGCATTACTTGTTGTATACCGAGGATATAGGATGAACCCACCTTGCCCTCCTTTTGAGTGTTCACACATGTGGTATGTACGCAGTTACTCCCCTTTTGTCCTtgtttttttcttgtttgaattaaatttagcagaGACTAGTCATAGTTTGCTGGAAAAAGAAATACCTTTTCCTATGTTCAATTTAACAATGCATTCATGCAGTGGACATAAACTCTCGTATTATCTATCAGGATACATAGGAAATCCTCTTGATTATATTTGTGACTAGAGATACAAGTTCTGTgagtcttttatttatttatttttgtttttgttttgttttttttttttttttttttgtccggTTGACGAATAAGAGATCCTTTTATGAAATTTATAGGCATAAACAAAACTTTATGAGCAAGTGAACATTTGTAACATTAATATGTACGGTATGTTATCCTGCTAGGACTGTTTACCTATTAGAGAATCTCTTTAAGCTTGATCATGTTACTTCATTATAGTGTGTCTGGGAGAATTGGGAAAAACCATTCAGATGACTTTAATGAGGTGTAGCAGAATATTTGGTCTTGTTGAATTTCCATTGTCACAGCTCTAAGGCTTGGGGGGTATCCTTTTTTGGATCTTATTTTCATACTGAACTGTCTGAGAAGTCAATACTAAACAACTGCTGCATAATATAGATGAACTTCACCATAAATTAAGATCATTATGATATACTTGGACTTCTTTTAATGCATTTGCTTAATTGTTTCTCAACATTATGTTGAACAGGGGACCTGCCCTGGTGTCGTCTCTGAAGGACTCCTCACTTCACAGTTCCTTAAGGCAACCTGCATTTGACCTTATACAGATTATCATAGTATCAGATGCTGCTGCTTTAGTGAATTCAGTGCTGAGCTGCTGCACAAATCCAAACACTGAGAGTAGCATGGAAAACAAAGTCATTATTGAGTTGGATGATGAAAGTGATGATATTTGTTTCCAAGCTATTCCAAATTGTGCAATGAAGGATGATGATTGTTCTTGGGCTCAATTCAGTGCGCAGGCTAGAATAATCTATCAAGAGTTCCGTGAGTGGATGTGCATTCCAATGTTATGGGTTGATGTTTTAGTTGATATCAGTCCCTCAGTCCTACCAATTTCATTTTCCCAGGCCATCTTTTGGGCACGGTCTCGTTTTCCAATGATAGAACTTGAGAAGAGTTCAGAAACAGTGCTTCCAGTTAGATCTTGTCTTTCATCTTATGCTGCAGAAATTTCCTCTTCATTTGGGTGGAAGGTTCCAACTGGTTCTGATGATGGTGGAGATGGAAAAAAGTCTAAAAATTCAGTTGAAGTGTTGGCAATGTCGTCTCCtttaataagaacatttaacaggTCCTATAACtagtttgaatttttatttatgccATGCTAAATTGAAGTTTGAGTATCTTGTGGTCTTATGATAAATTTTTGGTTTTCAATTTATTAGCTAAATATTTTTGGAGTTGCAAACAGGTTAGCTGCATATTTTTTAGTGCAGATGGGTCAAGGAGTGCTCCAAAGTCAGTGGACATGGCAACCTCTCATGAGTGAAAGCTTGATCCTTTCACTTTTGGATCCAAATGATGTAAATATGCCAAATTTGTATAGAACCTGTAGATCACATTCTTCTCTATTTACCTTGTTGAGAACCAATGAATTTGTTCTCATTCTTTTCTTATTTGTTGAATATAGCGTATattgtattataatttatttttcccgTGCAGGATGTTAGACAGTTTGGAAAGTCTGTGTTAGAACAAGTTTCAAATACTCGGGGTCTTTCATGTGGAATAAAGTTCCTATGTTCGCATGAGCTGTCATTGTATGCAATTATTTTGGGCCTTAAGCATGCTATGAGACTGGTAATATTTTCGGGAAAGATGTCTTGATAATATTTTGGTCAATGCTGATCCTCTTTACTTTATCTCCTTTCTTTGTGTGTGTGTATAAAAGAGGAAATTTCACTAGTTTGAAGAGAGAAGTGCAACTAAGTGGAAGGATAGGGATCCTCAGAAACAGTAACCAAAGTGGCTTAAGAAAGCAACCAATCTATCCATTTTCTTTGCATATTGTAAACTCCATTAAAACAACCATAAGTAGGTCCCCTAGCTAGAGAAAATCCATAACAATTTCTTGTAGCTTTTTTTGGTTGGCAAATATGTGCCCTTGAAGAGGTGGACATTCTCCTTTTGTCAAATCCGTCAGCAAATTGCCAAAGTAACATACTTAAACAGACATCTGGCTTCCCTGTTGTCATGAAGCCCTTTAAATTGTAGCTTTTGATGCTACACCAAAGTCTTTCTGTGTCCAGTCAGATTATGTGACTTTGATAATGTGTTTCTGCATCGGAAATAATACTTTGGTGTAAAATGACTTTTGTCTAGTGGTCGTTCAATTGTTATTCCCTTTATCTGTGCCATTTCagtaatttcattttatttgcaGGTCCAACTAGATTCTGTCATGTCGAAGTTTCATTCTCTACATCACTTTTGGTTTATTTTATGTAAATTACTCAAAGAAAGCGAATTATCTCCTCAAGAGTTACCGGGAGAAATGGATAGTGATTTAATGATGCCAAAATTCTCTTCACAAGGCGGGTTTTTGAAGCAACCGGCTTTTGATTCTCTGCCCCTGGAAATGGATAAACATGTTTCTAATGTTGAACTAAAAACAATATATAAATTTGGTGGTTTAATATCTGAAATGGCATGGCCTATTTTTTGCAAGAGCTTGGTAAAAGGAAAGGAGTTTGTTGATTACAATCTTTGTCAGGTATCATCCTAGTTCTTCTTTAGTATCAGTTATGTGCTTACAGCTTTGCCTTTATGTTCCTCTCTCTTTAAAAAGCTACATGTAGAATAAATGCTTTTAACATTTATTGGCATCCAATCAGGAAAGTTGTGTTTCTTTTGGTGATCAATTTTACAGACAAGTTGTAAGATACCATGGTTCTGCTGTCCAAAATTTAGAATGAATGTTGCTTGGTTTAAATAATTTGATGCTTGAATAGTTGGATCCTAATATCAATTTTCCAAAACGTAGTTAAAATATATATCAAGTGATTTAGATGtaagattgttaggatttggaaGAATGAGGAGACCAAGTATGGATGATCACATTTCAGTTTATTGTTTGCTTCTTTTCTTTTACAGTTTGGTTGTTGTTTCAGATCAACATCTTGCTTTTAGAACCATGAAGATCTTGACCTTCATAGTTCCTTGTTATTTCAGATGACTTGTGTTAGGCTACTCGAGGTCCTGCCTATCGTTGTTGACAAACACATATGTCTTGGTAAAGAGCATGGAAATTTCAGAATGCATGTACAAAATAAATTGGATTTCAAATGGCTTCATGATCTCATGCAATGGGGAAGGTCATCACTTAAAGTTGTTGTTGTTTATTGGAAGCGAGCAGTTATTCAGTTACTCAATCTATTCAAAGGATTTTGTGATAAAACTTCAGTTTCAACAATCATGACCATTGAACATCTTATTTCCTATGGTGAGTTTTGATATTGTATTCACACACGATCATGTTTGAAGTTGTGTTTTGGTAATACCTGTTAGTATCATATCATTAACATGTTTCGTGTTTCTAATTGATTTAGATGGTTGTCCTTGGGAGGAATTGATAAAACAAGTGTCTCACCTGTCTGTCTCTCTATCTAGCGGAGTTTCTCATAAGTCTCGGGAGACAAATATGACACCGAAATCAATGTGTAAAAGCCTGTCCTTTGAGAAGAACCCTTTTACGTCAGATTTGCACTCTTCAACTATGGCTGATAAAGATTTACAAATTTTTGACTCTACAATGATGTCTTGCAAAAGAGGCACTAAAGATGTAATTATTCTTTCAGATGATGAAGGGGAAGCAAAAGTGTCTCCCAATAAGTCTATTTTATCAGATAATGAGATAGGCAACCATGTCTCTCATGGCAACTTAATGTTTTGTGATGCTGGTAAAAGCTTGCTGACTGCTGACCTTGTTAAACAAAATGTTTCAAGTATGGAATTCTGTGGGAAAATAATGGAGCCCttccaaaaaaatatttgtacTGATTCTCCCATCCTTTCTTCTGAGAAACAGAACTCCAGTAATTTTAGTTTACATATTAAACCTGCGGTCACTCCTTTTGCTGATTCAAAAGGCCTAGACACTCAAAGCAGGGAAGTAAGCTTGAAATCCAAGGATAGGGTCAATTTCACAAAATTTTCTGATGAAGCTGTTAatgttaaaaaattgaataaatcttGCAGCAGTGCCGTTCCGAAAATTGGTGATACTAAATCAAGTAAAAGCAGTAAAATGTCAAGTCATTCTCAGGATGCTGAAGACAGCCAGCTAGAGCCTGCAGTGAAACCTGTGGGCCGTATTCAGTTGCATGTGCCAAAGCCTACTTCGGTTGTGAGAAGGCAAGTTATTCAACTCGAAACACCTCTTGATAACAATTCTGTCAGTCTATATAAATTAAAGAACCCAGAGAACAGATTCAAGCCACCTAGGTTGGATGATTGGTATAAACCTATTCTTGAAACAAATTATTTTGCGACAGTTGGATTGTCATCCACAAGAAAAGATGAAACCCAAACCGTCGGGAAGTTAAAGGAAGTTCCTGTTTATTTTCAATCACCAGAACAATATGTGGAGATATTCAGGCCGTTAGTTTTGGAGGAGTTTAAAGCACAGATACAGAATACTTTTCATGAGATGTCTTCATGGGAGGATGCATCTTATGGGAACCTTTCAGTGATGTCAGTGGAGAGAGTTGATGATTTTCATTTTGTTCGTTTTGTCCATGATGACAGTGATTCTGCAGCATGTAAGAGCTTTTCAGAAAATGACCTCATTTTGCTATCAAAAGATCCTCCTCAAAAGTCTTCTCAGGAAGTTCATATGGTTGGAAAGGTATACTGTCATTCATGTGTGAATGTGACTGTTGTCATCTAAAGTTTTATTCTTGCAAGTACATGAAGTCCTAGAGTTAATTTTTCTAATCTGTGGTATGGAGTAGTTGGAAAATGGGAAGTTTGCTAATTTGGTAGGAAATTATATGACGACTCTTGgtaaagtaaattacagaagtaGTGAAGGCATAATGCTTCTTTTTAGCCCACCTCAAGCTGAAAAAacctttctattattatttttcaccaACTTAGGCTAGTACAGGTTCATTGTTTCTTCGCACATACTGTGACTTTTACCAAGAGATCCACTTTTTTGGCACATTCAGCCATGATTGACTGAAGCATGAAGATTTACCCATCCTACTAATCTTTATTAACTCCTTTTAACCTTCTCTTATAAAGGAAATCATTCCAGTACTTAGTCATTGTTCATAAGTAGAATTATAAATTGAACTGTCAATTATTTCAATTAAAATCCAAGTTGATTTGcattttgtttgccctttttggAGCTAAGTCAGGCTGCCCTCAAGCATGGTCAATGCTAGCCTCAAACCAATGTAGTGTTGCTAAGTAATGCAATTGAAAACAAGCAGGCTAACAAACCTGTCATGCTAAAGCAGTCATCAATGTGTTTGCAGGTTGAAAGGCGTGAGAAAGACAATAAAAGAAGTTTGAGTATTGTTCTTATCAGGTTCTATCTTCAAAATGGTTCCTCGCGTTTAAATCTTGCTAGAAGGAATCTCACTGAACGAAGTAAATGGCATGCTTGCCGAATAATGAGTATTACCCCACAAATTCGAGAATTCCATGCATTGTCATCAGTAAAAGCCATCCCCTTGCTTCCGCTTATTTTAAATCCTGTCAGTGACTCCATTTGTCTTGGTGGAACTAAAGAAGCAGATCTCAATAAGTTGTGCCTGTCCTTACAACAAACTTTGAGATCATCATTTAATGTCTGCCAACTTCAAGCAATTAGTGCTTCTATCGGAAGGGTGGAACCCAAGAAAAATAGTGAACTGTCTCTTATTCAGGGTCCTCCAGGTAATTGATTTACCCTATGTCTTTATTCATGGAAGGCCTTACAATTTTAATAATGATTTTAACAAGTTTGCTTATATGCTCATGTAAATGTAGGAACTGGGAAGACACGAACTATTGTTGCAATTGTCAGTGCCCTTCTAGCTTCTGCTTCCACTTCTCTAAAGATGAATTGTGTAAAACGAGCTTTCAATGAAAGTTTGAACAAGaattctttttctcccttttcaaGACCCAAAATTAGCCAGAGTGTTGCCATTGCGAGGGCATGGCAAGATGCAGCCTTGGCAAGACAAATGAGTGAAGATGTCCAAAGTTCATTGAAATCTTTTCGAAGTTCTGTGAGACAAAGAGTGCTTATTTGTGCTCAATCTAATGCTGCAGTGGATGAGTTGGTATCAAGAATTTCTAATCATGGTCTTTACGGAAGTAATGGAAAAATGTACAAACCTTATCTTGTGAGGGTTGGAAATGCAAAAACAGTCCATCCAAATTCACTGCCATTTTTCATTGACACACTTGTTGATCAACGTGTAACAGAAGAGAAGATGCACTTGAATGAGGGGAAGAAAGATATGAAGGTAGATTTGTCGGTTCTTCGTTCTAATTTAGAGAAATTAGTTGATTCTATTAGGTTCTATGAATCCAAACGGGCTGACCTAAGGGATGGAAATTCTAATGTTAGAAGTCACCTGCATGATGACTCTCATGTTGGGGATGAGAAAGAAATGTCTGATACAGAAATTAAAGTGACGCTGCGTAAACTTTATGAACAGAAACACCAACTATATAAAGATCTTAGTAATGTTCAGGCTCAGGAGAAGAAAGTCAATGAAGAAACCAGGAGTCTTAGAAATAAGCTGCGGAAATCCATACTGATGGAAGCTGAAATAGTGGTAACTACATTAAGTGGATGTGGCGGTGATCTTTATGGAGTTTGCTCTGAAACAATGTTAAGCTCCAAATTTGGTGGTCCATCTGAACTTACTCTCTTTGATGCTATTGTCATTGATGAAGCCGCCCAAGTAACATATCTTTGTTCTGTTATAGATAATTTATCTGCaatcatcttgtttcctttttttttcctgaTCTGTTTTTCTGTTTCAGGCTCTAGAACCTGCTACTCTGATTCCTCTTCAGCTTTTAAAGTCAAGTGGAACCAAATGCATAATGGTAAGTGTACTTAAAAAGGCTTTTGAACTTCTGCTATAAGGTAAGAGGTTATACTGACATTTGCAAATTATCTAAGGTTGGTGACCCAAAGCAACTTCCTGCAACTGTACTCTCAAATGTTGCGAGTAAATATCTTTATGAGTGCAGCATGTTTGAACGTTTACAAAGGGCAGGGCATCCTGTTATCATGCTTACTGAGCAGGTACATAGTTTGCTACTGGATCTGATCTGAAGTCTCCTTGTATGACATATATTTTGGTGGAGCAATCATTGCAGGCTTGAGGTTCCTTGGGTATTGGGGGTTAGACTGTTAGCAACTTAGCATATGGTCTAAAagaatttctttttgtttttaaggtttagggtttatccgTTTAGTTTGCCTTGTTTGACTGAATAATCAATTCCGCACAATTCTTATTACTGTTTAGAAGGATTGAGTAGAgatataaaaaggaaagaaattaaaTTCTGGGATTGAGGTTTGATGACAAGTGATTGAAGTAAAATATACCCATAGAATATGTGTGGTGCATTGCTATATTATGAAATTGATGCTGGTTATTTCTACACTGACTGTAAAAGTGGAATCCATCTCATATGGAATATGCATTTTGTATATTTGGTGAATCTTGGAGGGTACTGAATATGGATTTTCAGCTGTTTCTTTTGATTAGTTGCAAAAGCTTTGAAGAAAGTAAAGGTTGTTTTTCTGGtatttttctgaaataaaatgCTTGAACTTGAAGGAGAAATTTCAATCTTCAAACTTGGTTTTTATCTCTTTATCACTCATTCTTTTTGTTAGGGAGTCATGTTGATGGATATGAAGAGGGATTTGAGAACCCTTTAATATTGATGAGTTAGTCTGTATGCATGCGAAGGGATTAGAGAATTCAATTCATGCTGTACttatctttcatgttttatgCATCCAACCATTCTTTTTATTAGGGAGTCGTGTTGATGTATATGAAGAGGGATTTGAGAACCCTTTAATATTGATGAGTTAGTCTGTATGCATGCGAAGGGATTAGAGAATTCAATTCATTGTATACttatctttcatgttttatgCATCCAACCATGCAGTTAACATGGTCAAGTGTATCTATTCAAGCCGAAGGCTTGCCATGGTGCAGATTTCCTTTCCTGGTTCCGATGAGAGATCTTGTGTGGTTTTCTCTTCATGGGAAGCCCAAATTTTCTTTTCCAATTTAGAGACTTACTCATCAAGCAATTCCCtttcaagattccgacttgtaaAAGACACCTAAGAAGCATCAAACATCTTGGCTGAAGCTCTTTTGCTTGTAGGTTTTTGAGGTCATTATAGGAATTTCAATGGCTCAAACTCAGTGCTACTCCTTTTTGAATTCAGTCATTTGAGATAATAATGATTGAGCTGTAGAA
The nucleotide sequence above comes from Arachis hypogaea cultivar Tifrunner unplaced genomic scaffold, arahy.Tifrunner.gnm2.J5K5 arahy.Tifrunner.gnm2.scaffold_45, whole genome shotgun sequence. Encoded proteins:
- the LOC114924127 gene encoding uncharacterized protein isoform X2, which gives rise to MANKLATRRDLLDRWRGIQMEEEEDDGDIPDPSKRHLLHLRKEQWFADAYNFLICLPCESHFWCGFWDIMGPLLETFYNYFKDDRHDSPLRRLWKRISDEMKRCLQCVSQHHQAQDMYNMEYESSSIGPLLDVLHKLDNERVTLHLRDINTKLAGEEYNPACDNAEVVNLLYEVLMFPVLLDYQPLFNEFELFVEAIDCKHELALSGHQQFPGVYALLFCKRSVRSVGYRLAESMGKLRRGADLEPLQPLLKKFIGCLEADALPLALDTSTPRAQLDRVSLWIGIKSLLSFLEPTTFEEGILEQYPFFVDIVLNHISGDSLEFSHAVNCLRLLFEMLGCKLWLRSTLPPSVMRNTLLGQCFHTHNEKIHKDILGLFQPFLQSLEALQDGEHEKQRRHLLYFLLHQVPVSSNFSILTRKLANQIALLVVYRGYRMNPPCPPFECSHMWGPALVSSLKDSSLHSSLRQPAFDLIQIIIVSDAAALVNSVLSCCTNPNTESSMENKVIIELDDESDDICFQAIPNCAMKDDDCSWAQFSAQARIIYQEFREWMCIPMLWVDVLVDISPSVLPISFSQAIFWARSRFPMIELEKSSETVLPVRSCLSSYAAEISSSFGWKVPTGSDDGGDGKKSKNSVEVLAMSSPLIRTFNRLAAYFLVQMGQGVLQSQWTWQPLMSESLILSLLDPNDDVRQFGKSVLEQVSNTRGLSCGIKFLCSHELSLYAIILGLKHAMRLVQLDSVMSKFHSLHHFWFILCKLLKESELSPQELPGEMDSDLMMPKFSSQGGFLKQPAFDSLPLEMDKHVSNVELKTIYKFGGLISEMAWPIFCKSLVKGKEFVDYNLCQMTCVRLLEVLPIVVDKHICLGKEHGNFRMHVQNKLDFKWLHDLMQWGRSSLKVVVVYWKRAVIQLLNLFKGFCDKTSVSTIMTIEHLISYDGCPWEELIKQVSHLSVSLSSGVSHKSRETNMTPKSMCKSLSFEKNPFTSDLHSSTMADKDLQIFDSTMMSCKRGTKDVIILSDDEGEAKVSPNKSILSDNEIGNHVSHGNLMFCDAGKSLLTADLVKQNVSSMEFCGKIMEPFQKNICTDSPILSSEKQNSSNFSLHIKPAVTPFADSKGLDTQSREVSLKSKDRVNFTKFSDEAVNVKKLNKSCSSAVPKIGDTKSSKSSKMSSHSQDAEDSQLEPAVKPVGRIQLHVPKPTSVVRRQVIQLETPLDNNSVSLYKLKNPENRFKPPRLDDWYKPILETNYFATVGLSSTRKDETQTVGKLKEVPVYFQSPEQYVEIFRPLVLEEFKAQIQNTFHEMSSWEDASYGNLSVMSVERVDDFHFVRFVHDDSDSAACKSFSENDLILLSKDPPQKSSQEVHMVGKVERREKDNKRSLSIVLIRFYLQNGSSRLNLARRNLTERSKWHACRIMSITPQIREFHALSSVKAIPLLPLILNPVSDSICLGGTKEADLNKLCLSLQQTLRSSFNVCQLQAISASIGRVEPKKNSELSLIQGPPGTGKTRTIVAIVSALLASASTSLKMNCVKRAFNESLNKNSFSPFSRPKISQSVAIARAWQDAALARQMSEDVQSSLKSFRSSVRQRVLICAQSNAAVDELVSRISNHGLYGSNGKMYKPYLVRVGNAKTVHPNSLPFFIDTLVDQRVTEEKMHLNEGKKDMKVDLSVLRSNLEKLVDSIRFYESKRADLRDGNSNVRSHLHDDSHVGDEKEMSDTEIKVTLRKLYEQKHQLYKDLSNVQAQEKKVNEETRSLRNKLRKSILMEAEIVVTTLSGCGGDLYGVCSETMLSSKFGGPSELTLFDAIVIDEAAQALEPATLIPLQLLKSSGTKCIMVGDPKQLPATVLSNVASKYLYECSMFERLQRAGHPVIMLTEQYRMHPEICKFPSLHFYDNKLLNGSQMSRKSAPFHQTKCLGPYVFYDITDGREVRGKNMGAMSLCNEHEADAAVEVLRFFQKRFPTEFTGGRIGIITPYKSQLSLLRSRFLDTFGSSITAEIEFNTVDGFQGREVDILLLSTVRAALLSNAASERNSSTIGFVADVRRMNVALTRAKLSLWIFGNARTLQTNHNWASLVKDAEERDLIMTAKRPYHSIFKTASKDKDFLENSNDVIRQPKHEREVKDNDKDGFESKKKRVASEVKSKGRRDDKALGKSALCKEKKSIDERNSIKNLTCLAAKCESRSCSDGMLTTTEQRVFDNGEGKDKMKINRVETILGKRQSKFENTRSSAHHVVEETGSRQKTSKLSELDRPNLCSRGDTSNSNEVSASSLEGCHKKEHADQVKCTTKSGVSEISKRKQQRKAVDAILYSSLISTKKDETLTKASAKRRFSSSIANESVKPPKTTNDQSVHE